Within the Armatimonadota bacterium genome, the region TATGTGGCAACGCATCGTCTGGGCTACACTTTTGCAGCGGAGACGGGCTTTGTGTTGTCGGAGGAGCCTGCCACCGTTCGTGCGCCCGATTTTGCGTTTCTTTCTCGCGAGCGCGCTCCGCAGGAGTGGAGCCGCCATTTTGCCCGCTATGTGCCCGACCTGGTGGCGGAGGTGGTCTCTCCGAATGATACCTTCAGCGAAGTGGCGGAGAAAGTGAACGACTGGTTGCAGGCGGGGGTAAGGATGGTGTGGGTGGTGGATCCGTCCAGTCGGGTAGTGTATGTGTATCGTGCGGGACAGCCTGTGCGTGTGCTGCATGAGGAGGACGTGCTAACAGGTGAAGAGGTGTTGCCCGGTTTCCAGTGCAAGGTGTCGGAGATTTTCGCGCGGTAGCTGAGTAGAGAGAAGCATCTCGGAGATCCTTCGCTTCGCTCAGAATGACACGAATGTTGGGAATGTCAGGGCGCCAGAACGACAGCCTGGCAGATGTGACAAATATTCTTTCTGAATCAGGGAGGTTGAAGTCCAATCGATGGCAATAGGCAAAGTGTCGCAGGTGATGGGACCGGTCGTGGACGCGCGTTTCCCGGCAGGGGAGCTGCCCGCTATCTTGAACGCGGTCACCATCGACGACTCCGAACGGGGCATCCATCTGGTGTGCGAAGTCGCGCAGCACTTGGGGGACGACATCGTACGCTGCGTCGCCCTGGACTCTACGGATGGACTGGTTCGGGGTATGCCTGTCGTGGATACAGGCGGTCCGATTACCGTGCCGGTAGGTCCCGAAACGCTGGGCAGGGTCTTTAACCTGCTGGGGGAGCCTATCGACGAGCGCGGACCGGTGAACGCGCAGAAGCGAATGCCCATCCACCGTCCTGCCCCATCCTTTGAGGAGCAGTCCACCACCACCGAGATTCTGGAAACGGGGTTGAAGGTCATTGACCTGCTAACGCCGTTTAACAAGGGTGGAAAGATTGGTCTGTTTGGCGGAGCGGGTTTGGGCAAAACGGTGTTGATACAGGAGCTCATCCGCAACATCGCCACCGAGCACGGTGGCGTGTCGGTGTTTGCCGGTGTGGGCGAGCGCACCCGCGAGGGTAACGACCTGTGGCTGGAAATGAACCATTCCGGCGTCATCAACAAGACATGCATGGTGTTCGGGCAGATGAATGAGCCGCCAGGGGCGCGCCTGCGCGTGGGCTTAACCGCCTTAACGATGGCGGAGTACTTCCGCGACGAGCAGGGGCAGGATGTACTCGTGTTCATCGATAACATCTTCCGCTTTGTACAGGCAGGTTCGGAAGTGTCCGCGTTGTTAGGGCGTATTCCCAGCGCGGTGGGCTATCAGCCTACTCTGGGTACTGAGATGGGCGCGTTGCAGGAGCGTATCACCTCCACCAAGCGTGGCTCCATCACCTCGGTGCAGGCGATCTACGTGCCCGCCGACGACCCCACCGACCCCGCTCCGGCGACCACCTTCTCACACCTGGACGCCTACGTGTATCTAGAGCGACGCATTGCCGAGAAGGGTATCTATCCTGCGGTAGACCCGCTGGCGTCCATGTCGCGCAACCTGGACCCCAACATCGTGGGGCAGGAACACTACGAGGTAGCGCGTGC harbors:
- the atpD gene encoding ATP synthase subunit beta, with translation MAIGKVSQVMGPVVDARFPAGELPAILNAVTIDDSERGIHLVCEVAQHLGDDIVRCVALDSTDGLVRGMPVVDTGGPITVPVGPETLGRVFNLLGEPIDERGPVNAQKRMPIHRPAPSFEEQSTTTEILETGLKVIDLLTPFNKGGKIGLFGGAGLGKTVLIQELIRNIATEHGGVSVFAGVGERTREGNDLWLEMNHSGVINKTCMVFGQMNEPPGARLRVGLTALTMAEYFRDEQGQDVLVFIDNIFRFVQAGSEVSALLGRIPSAVGYQPTLGTEMGALQERITSTKRGSITSVQAIYVPADDPTDPAPATTFSHLDAYVYLERRIAEKGIYPAVDPLASMSRNLDPNIVGQEHYEVARAVQAILQRYKELQDIIAILGIDELSDEDKLLVARARKIERFLSQPFFVAEQFTGNPGKYVSIADTVRSFKEIVEGKHDDLPEQAFYMVGTIEDAVEKAQRLLAQA